The Deinococcus aquaticus genomic interval GCCCAGGAAGCCCAGGCCGCTGATCTTGCCGCGGCACACGGCGGCCGTGACGCTTTTATGCCGGAATTCCTCGCGGGCGTCCACGTTACTGATATGCACCTCGATGACCGGCAGGGGTTGCCCGGCGATGGCGTCGCGCAGCGCGTAACTGTAGTGGGTGAGCGCGCCGGGGTTGATGACCACGCCGCTGAAGCCCTGTTCCTGCGCCTCGTGAATCCATTCGATCAGTTGACCTTCGTAGTTGCTCTGGCGGCAGGTGACAGACGTGCCGAGTTCCGCGCCCCAGCTTTCGCACTGCCGTTCGAGGTCTTCGAGGGTCTGGGAGCCGTACACGCCGGGTTCACGCAGGCCGAGGCGGTTGAGGTTGGGGCCGTTCAGCACGAGCAGCATGGCCTCAGCCTACCGCCCCGGTGGGTCAGGTGGGCGCGGGGTTGTGCAGCGGGGCGGCATGTGTGGTCACGGGGGTCAGTCCCAGGTCCGCGAGGTCCGCCTGCCAGCCCGTGAATTCGTTTCTCAGGACGCTCTCGGGCACGCGGGTCAGGTACGGGTCGGCCAGGGCGCGCAGCAGCACGAAGCGCACGCCGTCCGCGTCGGCTTTCTTGTCGCGTGCCATGAACGGGGCCACGTCCTCGTAGGTCAGGGCAGGCAGGGGAGACGGCCGCTGCCAGCGCAGGAACGCCCGCGTGTGAGCGGTCAGGTCCTCGCCGCCCAGCGCCAGCGAGAGCCGCGCGGCGTAATGGAGGCCGTACCCGACCGCGTCGCCGTGCGCCGCGCCGTGATGCGTGACGGCTTCCAGCGCGTGCGCCAGCGTGTGCCCGAAGTTCAGGTAGGCCCGCTCGCCCCGTTCGGTCAGGTCGCGGGTCACCACGCCGGCCTTCACGGCGATCGCGTCGGCCAGGGTGTCTTCCAGCAGTGCGCCGCCAGGCCGGAACTCGGGGTCCAGCACGCGCGCCAGCAGGCTGGGGTCACTGATCAGGCCGTGCTTGAACGCCTCGGCGGCGCCCTCGCGGAACACCGCGCCGGGCAGGGTGGACAGAGTGCGGGTATCGCACCACACGGCTCGCGGTGGCCAGAACGCCCCCACCAGATTCTTGCCTTCCGGCAGGTTCACGCCGGTCTTGCCGCCCACCGCGGCGTCCACCATGCCCAGCAGCGTGGTCGGCAGGGTGTAGAACGCCACGCCCCGCAGGTAACTCGCGGCCGCGAAGCCCGCCAGGTCGGTCGCGGCCCCACCGCCCAGGCCCACGACCGCGCCGTCACGGGGAATGTTCGCCCCGGCCAGCCTCGACAGCACGCCGCCGAGCACGTCCAGGGTCTTGCAGTCGTCACGGGCGGGCACCTCGATGGTCAGGGCCGGGTTCAGGGCGGCCTGCACCTGCGCCACGAACTCGCGTGGCAGGTCCACCGGATGAATGAGTGCCACG includes:
- the aroQ gene encoding type II 3-dehydroquinate dehydratase, which gives rise to MLLVLNGPNLNRLGLREPGVYGSQTLEDLERQCESWGAELGTSVTCRQSNYEGQLIEWIHEAQEQGFSGVVINPGALTHYSYALRDAIAGQPLPVIEVHISNVDAREEFRHKSVTAAVCRGKISGLGFLGYRLGMEALTEA
- the aroB gene encoding 3-dehydroquinate synthase, whose product is MRRIEVGHAGEPGAYTVTVGADLLAGLSVPERHVALIHPVDLPREFVAQVQAALNPALTIEVPARDDCKTLDVLGGVLSRLAGANIPRDGAVVGLGGGAATDLAGFAAASYLRGVAFYTLPTTLLGMVDAAVGGKTGVNLPEGKNLVGAFWPPRAVWCDTRTLSTLPGAVFREGAAEAFKHGLISDPSLLARVLDPEFRPGGALLEDTLADAIAVKAGVVTRDLTERGERAYLNFGHTLAHALEAVTHHGAAHGDAVGYGLHYAARLSLALGGEDLTAHTRAFLRWQRPSPLPALTYEDVAPFMARDKKADADGVRFVLLRALADPYLTRVPESVLRNEFTGWQADLADLGLTPVTTHAAPLHNPAPT